In Planococcus citri chromosome 4, ihPlaCitr1.1, whole genome shotgun sequence, the genomic window TTCGATGGTTAGTTCTTTAGCTATCATCGCAGCCCTTAACAATGGTAAACTTTTCTGTGAAACAAAACACGTCGAAAATATAGAATAAATCGACATAAAATCAACCCAGCATTAGGTTTAGAACCGAAAGACAGATTCGAGCTAAGTAAAATATTCAAGCGTTCGAAGTATAAAGATAACCAAACCAAACTACCTTGACAAAAAACAAGCTTACAAATCAAAAATCCCACTAACTTTTAAAAAGCCTATTAAACATGGTTGAGGAGAAGCGTTTAACAATTTCTCCAAACGATCACAGAATTCTTCTGGTTCAACCATAGAATCTATAAGCTCTTGAATAAGagttctgacatttttttccacagcCTTAGGTTCTCTACTAGACAATTCTAgcaaatttgttaaaaatctaCGACACTTTTCTTTATTATTGTCGTTATTTCGTTGAGCAGgctaaaaaaaacagaacataaAACACGAAAGAATAGAATTATAAAGGCTGTTTCGAGCTTCGTATGGTATTCTTAAAATGAGTATTCGGTTCGTCACTTACACTTCCGGTTTGGATTTGATTTTGAGATGTGACAGTTTGCACGGTAGGGGACGGCGTTGCGCTGGTAGCTGCGCactggaaatggcgaaaattATATCATAAGGTGTCCAGTATTGTTCAATAATCAAGCCACAAGTTTGTTCACATCGTTAACTTACAACTGGAACGGTTTGTATTCTGAAACTCTGCGGGATGGTAGCTGTGGTCGCATTTTGGCCTACGGTAGTACCTTGCGGAGTTGGAGGACCCACTCGTAACAGTTGATATGCTCCATTTTCGGTTTTAAGTAATAGATGACCACCTTGAGCACCTTGTAGTCCTTGCAACGCTTGAATTGTGATTTGCTACGAACATAGAAACATATTTTACGTTAGGCTTGAATCttgatagtgaaaaaaatcatccaaataaCGTTAAATTCGAACACACGATATCGAATAtaatgtataaaattttatttcacgaTAACAATCGCGAGACGTGTGCACTGTTCGAGAGTCTAGCGTTGACTGACGTTCATGGTCCAATTTACGTAAACAAATGACGTaattatataaaaatatttcatcacaCACTTCGTAATAATATATAAACGAAGGTAACAGCTAAAAGTGTAACATACTCCAGGTTGTCCTGGTCGAGCACCGATCATCTGCGGTATCATCAATCTCGGCGGAGCATTTGGTCTATTCACCGTCTGCGTCGGAGTTCCAGCACGTACGGCGTTCAAATTGACGACTTGGACATTCGATAAAATAGTTTGAGGCGTGCTACTGACGATGGTTGGAGCACCTCCGGCAGTCGTTCGGGCCAGCGTGACGGCCGTCGTATTGAGCTGAGAGCCGGATAAGGAAATTGCGGTAGTCATTTGTGAGGGTACGGTAGACGATTGTACGTTATTACAGGCGTTCGATTTTATGATAACGGCGGTTCCTGAGAACATAATACTCGGTTTAGTCGTCGCAACAGGTGAAACGTTTAAATATAATTATCACTATTATAAGATGCGAAATGGCTCGCGTAAACATACCTTGTAAATTGGCGCTGGATACATTCAAAACACTATTCGCTGGTAATGACGCAACATTCAGATTTCCATTCGGTAACGAGTTGACATTTTGCAGCGGATATGTAACCCTAGTAGCACCGACTACGTTAGTGGCGGACTGATTCGAGGCGTAAACAGTTTTTATCCCATCTTGTGTTTTGACAATATTCGCCGTACTGGATTGCACTACAGTTGGTATTTGGTTGATAAAACTAGAACTAGGTGGTACGCCTTGTACGTTAGAATTTGAAACAGTTTGTGTGATATTACCGATCTGCTGGTGACCGCCGCCGCTAGTGATATCTTTGTTTGGCTCCGAATTCAACGTTATACTCATGGTATTATCTGATCGACCGTTAGTGGTTCCATGGTTTTGAAGGGACGCTGGGTTCGCGTTCGATACGCCACTTTGCAAATGATTTTGATTCAACGCGTTCGACGATACTTGTTGACAAGAAACACTAGGTGAAGGGGTCCCAAGCTGATTTTCTAATGACCCAACAATAGCACTTACCGCCGATTCGTCTACATCTGTACTGAGAGCTTCTTCCAGAAACTTGGCTGACGACGCCATTTTCTGACTAATTCGTCAGCCACCTCCCTTTGCGCATGCGTTGGAAAACATCGCtccaaagagaaaaaaaactcttaTCAATCAAAACAAATTATTGCTGCTGGATGAAATCGTCACAATCGGAAGccaaaaagtcacaaaaaataacaacttttaattttttttagaacgaagttttttgattttttttccacgattttcttcgattttttcaaaatgaaagtaaaatttcgttgttaaaaaacaaaataaacatttttaaatacatGAATGGATAAATTTTCTCGCATTCGgtgaaaaaagctcgaaattcgaaacaaattcgtataacgaaaaaaaaatcaaaaacgaataACATCGTTGCTGCCAGTTTAGACCATtgcaaaaagccaaaaaagttACATAGAAATTGTTTTATCAAccgccaaaaaatcgaaaagaaaacattgaaaattcaaaattcacgataattttcgaacaattttcgaattatttgttcaattttaagaTAATTTCACGTTATATGAATTTCAACTGAGCTtctcgagatgaaaaaatcatctttggGCCGACGGTCATCGCTCTTAGGCCAAGGACGCCTATCAAACGCCGATAAGAACAGTATAAGGTAAGCTGAAATCTACGCTACGCTGAAAAATAACACCCATTTCACTCCTCTGTAATGTTTACTCCAACTAGAAACACTGCCGAGAGTAAAAAATCCTTCATACCGAAACCGACAAGTTTCGGATCAAAGAATGAGCGATCTTCATCCGTCGATCGAGATGGTTTCGGATCTTCTGTAAAGAAAGATCAGCATCCACCATCAGGTTTGAGAAGATCGAGGAGTTTCTTGGATTTAAATCGTAATTCAACTTGTCAAACACCGACACAGTTATCTAGACGTAATACAGCCGGATCATGCAGGTATATACAGTTTTAATCTACGTACGTTTCTTGGTAAAATTGTATTACTCGACGATGTGTCttcgaatttcagaaaattctccGAAAGTACCGGACGTCCGAGTTCGATGGGTGCTCCAAAAAGTGCCAGGAAAGAATCACgtccaatttctgaaaaatctttTCAACTAGACGCTCAGCATAAAGTAATCACTCATCGATTGTTATTCTAGATATAAATTCTTTGTTATTttactcttcaattttttccaggtaCAAGAGTTCTTTATGAATCGAGCTCCTCATCTACTCGATAACGGTAATATTAAGCCCATGACAGCTGCCATGTTCACCAATTTAGTTCAGTTTCTGATTCAACgatatgataaaaaaatcgtcataaatAAAGCGAATCTTATCGAGGAAATATTAAACATTTGTAAACTGTACAATTACAGAGGCAAAGCTGAAAAATCTTGGCTAATGACCGGTATGTTGTGGAATTTCAACGGATGAGAAATCGTGCACTTTTTTTACGAtaattttatacgtatttttttatttacagtcAATGCTCCTCATTCTTGGCCCTACGTCGTCTCATTTTTACTCTGGTTAGTCGAAATAACCTCGTGTTCCGAAGTCTTCGACGTATTCGAAGCATTATACCCTGACAGAGTGGAAGGTGATCCGGATGCTGAAAATGAAGAtaacttcaatttcaaattattggtTCCACGTCTTCTCAGAGGGTATCGAAATGGAAATACTGATGAGGAAATGCAGCAATACTTGATCGAACACAGTACGTTAATATATTTTCTTGTATAAATTCATCAACGGTGTCATTTATTTAAATACGAACTTCTCTCGCAGAACAAGCTTTAGGTCTGGACGATGAAGAGCATGAACTTTTACAACAGCAATACAATGATTTGCAAAAAGAGCTTTTCGATAGTGAAGATGTTCAAGAACAAGAGAAACTGGAGGTAATCAACTTCAAGTCTATGTTTAAGGTTTTTCTCAGCattttattacttattttttctttttttgtgttttttagagtTTAGAAAATGCTGTTGCATCTTTACGTGACGATATCAATAAAACGCGATCTTTCAACTACGATACGGAAAATTACGTTGCCACGATGAAGAGAAAACGCGAAGAAAGAGTAGCTATGTTCGATGATCACGGTACAGATGCAGATTTCGTTTATTTCGAACCCATCTACGTGATTCTAATCACGTTGTTTTTACAGAGCATCAAATTCAAGCACTATTGGAAAAGCAGAAAGATTTACAAATCATGGTCTCGTCTCAAGAAATGTCTCCGGAACTTCAACGTGAAATACAAGAAAAAGTAGCCATCTTGCATCAAGACTGTCGTCAACTCAATGATCAAATCACCgattatcaaaatgaagtttatAAGATAGATATCGATTTGGTTAAAAATCGAAACGAAGTAAATTTTGGCTCCTTTGTAGAttcttctggtttttttttaatgtttccaTGATTCGTAACGTTTGGAAAATGTATTCTTACAGTTCAGTAGAGTAATTCAAGCGTATAATAAAGAAATCACCGTCAATTCAGTCAGATTACCAGCTTTGAAAAGTGCTCAAATCGAAAACACCAAACAAATCCCCATCGATGCCATGAACGGAGGCAAACCATTCGAACACATAGATGGTATTCTGAAAGATCTTCGAGTAATGTCTAAAAATCGTAAACGAGATAAAGAAATGGAAGTGCAACAGGATTTGCTCAGCGTTCAAAAGGTTCGTGTTTGAAATAAGTTGACCACTTGGTTTGattctcaattttctaaatttattttcaacatttcagaaAGAAGACGAATTAACGGTGCTAACCGAAGAAAACGATGCATTGATTAGTCAACACGAACAATTCACCAATGAAACTATAGAAATTAAAAGAATAATGTCGAAGGTATTTTCAATTTGGCGAACTGTGAagcaaaaaaattcgtaatactcgaataaacattttttgatttcgatgcAGGATAAAGAACAAACTAAAGCAGCGCTCAATGAGTatcagaaaatgatcaaaatgaaaaaagaacaattCCAAACGACAGAAAGTGGTTTAGCTGAAGAACTTTCTACCGTTGAAAAACAGTAAGTTTGGAAGTGTTGAAATTTGTGCTGATTTTTTGATCGAGATTTACTAATATGCTTTTTACAGTTATTTAGAACAAAAAAAGATCGCAGATAAACAAGCCGATGAAGGTCTCAAATTTCtcgatgaaaagaaaagagcaCTCGAACAATTCGAACAAGATTTAGAGGTAAAGAAAATGCTCCATTACTCGTGCTTTGCTGTAGATCGAATCTCATAGATCAGAAAAAGAAAActctttgaataatttgaaatttgaattcatatggtctatttttttaacctaaatttttgcaatattcaatttttcagaatgataCCAGAAAAGTCTTCGaagaaacgaagaaaaaaatagaagaaatagTACGAGAAAACTGATCCATCTACGATGCATTCCAATATAGAAtgtaacaaaaaattgtataatttcattaattaattttttttatagaaactTTCTTAAATAACTGTTTAATTAAACTTTGTACAgaaatataattatttattcttCTTTCATTAATTCCTTTTGCTTATCATCTTTCATCTTCTCAGCTAACGACATATATTGATTAGCTAAAACCATAATCTGAAATTCATTCCAACGTAAGCGTTAAATAAAATCTACATTTGCGATggattttggtaaaataatcaTTTACCTGTTCCTTGATAAGAAACGCTTTATCTTGAGATAAACCTTCGAGTTGTTTCTGATCTAATTTCTTGATATATTTGTTCTGAACTTGTCGAATATTATCCTTGCATTTATTGAGTAAAGTTTTAGCACCTTTGACCAAGTTTTCTCGATGCTCACGAGTGACTCTAGAATCGTATAAAAATGGTTTATCGTCGAACAGAAATATAAATTTATCataattaggattttttttttctccaccaAAAATATCTTACTTTGGAATCGGAACGAACACAGACGTGCCTTCTTGTTGCGGATTTAAATTCATTCCACTTTTACTAATGGTTTCGATTACGGTAGGAATAGTTTGCGGAAAAGATGCTAAATTCAGTACTAAAACTTTAGGATTTTTACGATTAATCTGAGCTAAATCTTGAATCGTGTATTCTTCACCTTCGAATTCGACTAGTAAAGTTTCGATCACACCTGTAACGTAAATTATATGTACAGATTTCATGAGACTTGAGAGAATAGAGATGACCTTTTTCAAGATGATTCAGAGAACTGAACGATGGTTTACGTACCTGCCGCCGATCTTATAGATAACTGCTTAATAAACAGGTTCTTTAAATCATCTAGGGTTTGTTGCAATTCATTCCTGAATTTATCAACGTTAATACCTTCGGCCATGATGTCATCTCGGATTTCGACCTTCTTACCTGCAGAATTAGGTACGGATTAATAGATCGGGTTTATAATGAAGTTTAACAAACATTGATTAGAAATTACCTCCGCCTCCTTTGGGTTTATCTCGACTTTTGGCATATGTACGGA contains:
- the LOC135845314 gene encoding kinetochore protein NDC80 homolog, with the protein product MKKSSLGRRSSLLGQGRLSNADKNSIRNTAESKKSFIPKPTSFGSKNERSSSVDRDGFGSSVKKDQHPPSGLRRSRSFLDLNRNSTCQTPTQLSRRNTAGSCRKFSESTGRPSSMGAPKSARKESRPISEKSFQLDAQHKVQEFFMNRAPHLLDNGNIKPMTAAMFTNLVQFLIQRYDKKIVINKANLIEEILNICKLYNYRGKAEKSWLMTVNAPHSWPYVVSFLLWLVEITSCSEVFDVFEALYPDRVEGDPDAENEDNFNFKLLVPRLLRGYRNGNTDEEMQQYLIEHKQALGLDDEEHELLQQQYNDLQKELFDSEDVQEQEKLESLENAVASLRDDINKTRSFNYDTENYVATMKRKREERVAMFDDHEHQIQALLEKQKDLQIMVSSQEMSPELQREIQEKVAILHQDCRQLNDQITDYQNEVYKIDIDLVKNRNEFSRVIQAYNKEITVNSVRLPALKSAQIENTKQIPIDAMNGGKPFEHIDGILKDLRVMSKNRKRDKEMEVQQDLLSVQKKEDELTVLTEENDALISQHEQFTNETIEIKRIMSKDKEQTKAALNEYQKMIKMKKEQFQTTESGLAEELSTVEKHYLEQKKIADKQADEGLKFLDEKKRALEQFEQDLENDTRKVFEETKKKIEEIVREN
- the mRRF1 gene encoding ribosome-recycling factor, mitochondrial, translating into MSCHRLILPLRVLQRVHRCSLRDIKLPIKTFTTASSCPYETTASTGILKLLDISTFQVRTYAKSRDKPKGGGGKKVEIRDDIMAEGINVDKFRNELQQTLDDLKNLFIKQLSIRSAAGVIETLLVEFEGEEYTIQDLAQINRKNPKVLVLNLASFPQTIPTVIETISKSGMNLNPQQEGTSVFVPIPKVTREHRENLVKGAKTLLNKCKDNIRQVQNKYIKKLDQKQLEGLSQDKAFLIKEQIMVLANQYMSLAEKMKDDKQKELMKEE